The Solanum stenotomum isolate F172 unplaced genomic scaffold, ASM1918654v1 scaffold734, whole genome shotgun sequence region ACTATAAATGTCACAGTGGTAGAAGTCAAAGCTTCTGCAAAAAACTGCACTGATATTCGTGAGGATTTGCCTAAACTTGAGCCATACGAAAAACGTGCTCTCGAAGATTGTATTCAGCTTTTGGATAATACTATTATTGATCTTAAAAGTAGTTTGCTCGCTCTTTCTCCTAATAGATCTCTTTCGCAGAACTATAACGATTTGCAAACTCTTCTTAGTGCTGCAATGACGAATCAAGCAACTTGCCTCGACGGACTTGGTCGTAGTAAGAAGAATTTGAGACGGTTTGTTCAGCGTCGCCTGCATACAATTTCTCACCATGTGAGTAATTGTCTGGCAATGctgaagaaattgaagaaatcaTCCTCGTCGTTGAAGACGAGGAAATCTCTGGAGATTTACCCGGAATATGGCGTTGTACATGACGGTTTCCCCAAATGGATTAAGAGGAGAGACAGAGCACTTTTACAAGCTCCGATTAATCAGACGAAGATCGATTTGGTTGTTGCTAAGGATGGTACTGGTAATTTTAGTACAATAAACGAAGCATTAAGTGCAGCTCCAAATTCCAGTAGAACGAGATTTGTGATTTACATTAAGGCGGGAGCGTATTTTGAATATGTTGAAGTAGTGAAAAAGCAGAGCATGATAATGTTCCTCGGAGATGGGATCGGAAAAACGTTGATAAAGGGAAATCGTAGCGTCGTTGATGGATGGACTACTTTCCGATCTGCTACCGTCGGTAAGTTGAAGTTTTAACTCTATATTGCTCGAACTCTTCAGAATACCATCAGCTTCGtgtcaaattcttcaaaaaggATATAACACGGTTGCGAAGTGCACTATTAACATTAATTAGATTTATATATCTTCATTCTTTATTACTACTTGTTTGCTTTTTCAGGTGATTTGGTCAGTTAAAAACTGTTAAgagttaatttttttacaaatattccATAACTTTAATCAGTATTTCTTCTAGAAGTATAATAGACCCTCtttatcaatttatatataGCTTAACTTTTATAGAGGTActaaacaaatttttaaaagtgtAATAAATAAACTTCAAGTTTTATCTTTAGTATCTCCTctattttaacatttaagtGTGAGTTGGTTTAATTTGAATCTTTTAATATTGTGACATAAAAAGTGCAATAtggaaataattcaaataaatagtGGATTCTCATTTTGACTTAAAGCCATGGGGGTCGCCAATCAGTTTGTGGTTGAGTAGTAAGTATTCCTTATCAAACATTTCAATTTTGAGTCTTCTTAAGTACGAAGTGTTTATCCCAAATATTGAACTTTTCaatgaaaattcaaatttaattaaattcgaTTATCGAAatcgaattttaaaaaaaccatAGGGGTCCTCGTGAGTAGATGTACTCAAGATCTTGATGTTGACGCGTTCCCTGTAGTGTCACGTGttctacataaatatatatactactaAATCTAATGGCTTCAAATCTCATTTTTGGATGTATTGGACAAAAAATATATTCCTTATATAGCTTCTCATAGCTTGTACTTCATGTCCAACTTATACgaatcacttttatttttaatagttataaaaactataatatatttttatatttaataataatttaattttaaaatattttttttacctttaataaataatttatagtcacataaatatttattatttattttaaattataaattttaaaaataagtctttctcacataaattgaaacggacaatttttttttctagcaATAGTTTCAACTATGTATTAGTGTAGTAATTCATCCATCATCTTTAACTTTTACATTATCTACCTACACATGCATAATCATGTGATTACTTGCTGCTAACtttaaataattcaattaattgtATAAATACTTTTATATCTAAAGTTTGTGCTCAAATTCAACTGATCAAGATATTCTCTTTGAAAAggcaaatatatttgaaaaacttaCATCTAAAAGTCATAGTAGACGATATTTTATAATCATTGAAAAAGTTGCCATAATTAAAggtatgaaaattttgattgatTATGTCGGTGGAAATTTTATAAATGGGAACACAAATTGCAGCATTGCAGTAGTAAGACATATATAGCTGttatagatattttaatacGTTGTCCACTTAgaagttttcatatattttgaacGCCACAAAAAGTTTGTTAACTTTTCGTGGCGTCCAAAATGTGAGGACCTTGGACGGTATACAGAGGCAGAGCTAGCATTCTGATTACGAGTTTGAAAGACTATGTATTTAGTAGAAATTAAAACTCTATCATTGTTACTGCAGCTGTTGTGGGAAATGGATTTTTAGCAAAGGGCATTACATTTGAAAACTATGCTGGACCAAGCAAGCATCAAGCAGTTGCTGTTAGAAGTGGCTCAGATTTCTCTGCTTTCTACCAATGCAGCTTTGTAGCATATCAAGACACTCTCTACGTCCATTCCCTTCGACAATTCTATCGCGATTGTGACGTTTATGGTACTGTTGACTTCATATTTGGTAACGCAGCAGTCGTGTTACAAAATTGCAACTTATATGCTCGTAAACCAAACGACAACCAAAAGAACATATTCACAGCACAAGGAAGAGAAGATCCTAATCAGAACACTGGGATTTCAATTTTGAGTGGTAAAATTGCCTCTGCTGCTGATCTAATTCCAGTGGAATCGACGTTCAAAAATTACTTAGGACGGCCTTGGAAAGAATATTCCAGGACGGTTTTTATGCTAACGCATATTGGTAGCTTGATTGATCCTGCTGGATTCTTAGAATGGAATGGTAGTTTCGCGTTGAGTACGCTTTATTATGGAGAGTATATGAACAGAGGACCGGGTTCTAATACGAGTGCTAGAGTGAAATGGCCTGGTTATAGGGTTATTAACAATTCTGCTGAGGCTAGTTTGTTTACCGTGGGGAATTTCATTGAAGGAAAAGAATGGCTACCAGATACTGGATTTCCATTTTATGTTAACTTAACTGCCTCTTAATTGTTTGGATTAGAATTCAAATCAAGATTGTAGCTTGTAATTCTTGAGGAAGTTAATGTTATTTGTATTACTACTtattaagttattattattactagtatatgataAAGTTGGGTTGAAATTCAATATGTTTACTTACCTGACATAAATTTGGTCATGATTTCATTTACCTTACTCCTTTTGTACATGTCTTTCCAAAACAGTCTATCTACTTCCACGAGTaggtggtaaggtctgcgtacattcTACTCTACCCAAATTTTACTTGTGAAATTTCACagagtatgttattgttgttgtttgatcTATGTCTTTTTCTACGTGCATATAAGTATGTGTAAATGTAGCACGGTGGGACAGGACAAACCTTAATCGGCTTACTCTACCCCGTTTAGAATTTAATGTCTATGATTTTGCTCTGTTCCGTCCTGCCCGGCCGAGCCTTGCCTCATCTTGCTCCATTCAagtttacttaatttttttctctttattcttCATGTTACAGTATTTCTTATGGACAAAACGTGTAAATTTTcaccatttgaaaaaattacgaAAATCCCTACTTTCCTATTcttggatacatcactttacgcgatATATCGGTTGGATGCATCACTTTACGAGATGTATCGGGACGTTGAGTGATGTATTCAAAATCGAGACACAATGTATCGGGACATTGAATGATGTACTCAAAATTGAGACGCGACGTATCGGAACATTTTGGAATGTATCCAGATTCCACTaaatttaagggatttttgtaatttggaaaAGAGTAAGGATAAGATGTAACtagctcttaacactatgaaATTAGTGTAAAGTtccctatttattttagttaaagTTTATCGAAATGATATTACTCTCTCCAAAATGTGCTTCACAAAAGACACTTGCATTGGGTGTGTGAAAAATGTGTTTGTGAAAAATATGTCGTTTTACAACATGAAGTTACATGATGTTCACTACTACTAACAAGGATGGAGAAATATTAACCTTTCACTTTTTAGTAAATACTTTCCTAGTTTCTTAAGGATAGTTTGATAGACTGAAATATGAATATAAAGTGAGTGACATAACTGAATCGAGTCTCATCCCTTCGATTCCTCATTGCATATACTTCAACGAGAAAGGAAAAAGAGCTTTGTTATGTGCAAGATTGTATTGGGCAAAGAATATTTTGCTATGACTTTGTCTACCAAAATCTATCATACGAATTTGAGAGTCAAATAATGAATAATCATCCAACATGATTCAAAAATACATACTCTAAATCAGCTTAATTTCAAATCATATTCAAACGCGGCTTCTTATCTCCctaaaacttgaaatatttttcacattattagttcaaaatcaagttaaaactcaaaacttaaaactaaagaaaaatgataatGTAAGTTTTTGATTGGATAGAAGATTGAATGTATAAGAAGAGTGTCATATGCGGCATAATGTAAGCATAAAACAAGCCAATTAGGTCCCCACACTCAACTCTCAAACAGACAACATCACCATTCTCCCATCcccttttttaatttctcaacCACTCTCGTCCATCAAGCGCGTGATCATCAAAACCAGCTGCTTAGTGCCACGTTTCAATTTGTGGGTCCCATCATACGGTCCtctaaattaaattaagaagaaaaaaaaaaagaaaagagaaaaataaagtgTAATCTCATTTCTAATTGTTGCCTTCTATTCAACACCAACACAAAAGTGTGTGTCAATTGACATCTCGACATTTACATTAATTCCATATATAGATATTCATATCCATCcgtctcaaaataaatattgtttgaAAATATAAGGAGGGtaaaaagtaaaacaatatttttaattatatattcacATTTACACGTATTTTTCTAATAGTGGTCaatgaagaaatatttaaaCTCTTCAATTCATTGTATTTGTCATGTTTTGTTTGACAtactttttaggaaaaatattaattaaaggaTAATTTTGACCAATTTGATCGATTATCCTTATTGTTTACTATtctttatttgatgtttttctCTTTAAGCCATATTAATAGTTTTCTATATTATTTATAACTAAGGATAAAGAGgaaaacaagtaattaattatatctttaactttttaaaattattattatttggacCATCTACTTTTAATAAGAATGTAAGCGGAATATATCGGTGAAAGTAAAAAACAATGATAATATAGTAAATTGTACTTTATCtatacttaatatattttagcAGATACAAAATGATTAATGCAACACCTATTTTGAAACGAAAAACATAATACTTAACTAACGataaacatatttttacatattaaaatcacttaaaaatatttataactaattttagaagcATTAATGATTggtaaacttaaaaaataattaaaactaaaagaattgggatatctttttatatatcatgtgaaaaataattttctaattcttttttatattaaatgaaatagataatcaGGGGAGAGATCAGAATATAAATAACAAGCACATGAATTTAATTTAGTGTTAGATAAAATAGAATTTCAGTTATAGTATGTACAATGCTGCCAAACGAGGCGCGAAAATAACAGGTTTAAAGTTACCATTAGTTTCGATTTCAAAATTCTGTTATTACTACGCGTGCCATAAATGTTTATCACCCTTCGTTGTCACTTATCGTCTTTCTTAATCAGCTCTTGAGCCTCCCTGCGCaga contains the following coding sequences:
- the LOC125852995 gene encoding pectinesterase-like produces the protein MYNLKWKTPLLLSLLAISAIVTITFFTSLSKNSSEIAHIHVHKNIQIAHSHCEDALYKQLCVSTLSSIPDLPQKSISQIISSTINVTVVEVKASAKNCTDIREDLPKLEPYEKRALEDCIQLLDNTIIDLKSSLLALSPNRSLSQNYNDLQTLLSAAMTNQATCLDGLGRSKKNLRRFVQRRLHTISHHVSNCLAMLKKLKKSSSSLKTRKSLEIYPEYGVVHDGFPKWIKRRDRALLQAPINQTKIDLVVAKDGTGNFSTINEALSAAPNSSRTRFVIYIKAGAYFEYVEVVKKQSMIMFLGDGIGKTLIKGNRSVVDGWTTFRSATVAVVGNGFLAKGITFENYAGPSKHQAVAVRSGSDFSAFYQCSFVAYQDTLYVHSLRQFYRDCDVYGTVDFIFGNAAVVLQNCNLYARKPNDNQKNIFTAQGREDPNQNTGISILSGKIASAADLIPVESTFKNYLGRPWKEYSRTVFMLTHIGSLIDPAGFLEWNGSFALSTLYYGEYMNRGPGSNTSARVKWPGYRVINNSAEASLFTVGNFIEGKEWLPDTGFPFYVNLTAS